The Streptomyces cyaneogriseus subsp. noncyanogenus region TGGGAGAAGGGCGCCGTCACGGACGCGGACCCGGCGTATCCGAACGGGCCGGCCGCGGACGGCGGGATCATGCCCGGCCGCCCCGACCTCTCCATCCCCGCCTGGGAGACGGGGCCGGGCCCCGCCGCGCCCCCGGTGCGGCAGCGGCAACCGGCCGTCGCTCACGCCGAGGGGCCGGCCTCGCGGCTGCTGCCCCTCGGCAGCGGACTGGTCCTGATCGGTCTGGGGCTGGGCCTGGCCCTGTTCGCCCTCCGGCTGCGCCGGAGCCAGCAGGCGCAGCAGGCCGGATGAGGGACGGCCGCCCGGGAAGGTCAGGGGGCGACGAGCAGCACCTTGCCGATGTGCCCGCTCTCCTCCACGACCCGGTGCGCGGCGGACGCCTCGCTCATCGGCACCTCGCGGTCCACGACCGGGCGGACGCGGCCGGCGGCGAACAGCGGCCACACGTGCTCGCGCACGGCGGCCACGATCGCCGTCTTCTCCTCCAGGGGGCGGGCCCGCAGCGAGGTCGCGCTGACGGCGGCGCGCTTGGCGAGCAGGGCACCGATGTTCAGCTCGCCCTTGGTGCCGCCTTGCAGGCCGATGATGGCCAGCCGGCCGTTGACGGCGAGCGCCTGGACGTTGCGGTCCAGGTACTTGGCGCCCATGTTGTCCAGGATGACGTCGGCGCCCGCGCCGTCCGTGGCCTGCTTGATCTCGGCGACGAAGTCCTGCTCGCGGTAGTTGATCAGGATGTCGGCGCCCAGTTCGGCGCAGCGCTCAAGCTTCTCCGCGGTGCCCGCGGTGACGGCGACCTTCGCGCCGACGGCCTTGGCGAGCTGGATCGCCATGGTGCCGATGCCGCTGGAGCCGCCGTGCACCAGCAGGGTCTCGCCGGGGCGGAGGTGGGCGACCATGAAGACGTTGGACCAGACCGTGCAGACCACCTCGGGCAGCGCCGCGGCCTCCTTCAGCCCGACGCCGTCGGGGACCGGCAGGAGCTGGCCGGCCGGGACGGCCACCTTCTGCGCGTATCCGCCGCCGCCCAGCAGCGCGCACACCTCGTCGCCGACCGACCAGCCGGTCACCCCCGGCCCCAGCGCGGCGATGCGTCCGGAGCACTCCAGGCCGGGGTGGCGCGGCGCACCGGGCGGCGGATCGTAGAAGCCCTGGCGCTGCATGATGTCGGCGCGGTTGACGGCACTGGCCACCACCTCGACCAGGACCTCGCCCTCGCCGGGCACCGGGTCGGGCACCTCGTCCCAGACCAGTGCCTCGGGGCCTCCGGGTTCGGGAATCGTGATCGCATGCATGAGGGGGACGCTA contains the following coding sequences:
- a CDS encoding NAD(P)H-quinone oxidoreductase, whose amino-acid sequence is MHAITIPEPGGPEALVWDEVPDPVPGEGEVLVEVVASAVNRADIMQRQGFYDPPPGAPRHPGLECSGRIAALGPGVTGWSVGDEVCALLGGGGYAQKVAVPAGQLLPVPDGVGLKEAAALPEVVCTVWSNVFMVAHLRPGETLLVHGGSSGIGTMAIQLAKAVGAKVAVTAGTAEKLERCAELGADILINYREQDFVAEIKQATDGAGADVILDNMGAKYLDRNVQALAVNGRLAIIGLQGGTKGELNIGALLAKRAAVSATSLRARPLEEKTAIVAAVREHVWPLFAAGRVRPVVDREVPMSEASAAHRVVEESGHIGKVLLVAP